GAAAAATGTCACTGTTGAAATAGATCATATAAGAGACTTTGAGTTAGACCTCTCAGATACCCAAGAATTTAACGATCTGGATTTAGAGAATAAGCCCTAAAGGGAGAAAAATAGATGAGTAATTTTTCTAAACGGTTTTTAATATTACTTACTGCTTTATTGGCGTTATTCACCGCTGATTTTTCATATTCACAACCTGACACTTTAATGGGCGGAGAGTGGATTGATCTTAGTCACGATTTTTCAAGTGAGACTATATACTGGCCTACTGCCCAAGAATTTAAGTTAGAGACCGTTTTTCAAGGCTATACCGACGAAGGCTTCTTTTATGAGTCGCATAATTTCTCAGCAGCGGAGCATGGGGGAACCCATGTTGATGCTCCAATTCATTTTGCCAAAGGTAAGCTTACCGCGGATCAAATTCCGCTTGAGAATCTTATTGGGCCTGGTGTTGTAATCGACGTTTCTAAAAAAGCCCTTCCCAACCCTGACTATCAAGTGAGTGTAGAGGACTTTAAGATGTGGGAGGCCAAGCATGGAAAGATTGCAGATGGTTCTATCGTGTTCTTAAACACGGGTTACGCGCAGTACTGGCCTGATAGAGTTAAATATATGGGAACAGACAAACGGGGTCCTGAAGCTGTGGCTGAGCTTCATTTTCCGGGGCTTGATCCCAAAGCAGCCGCTTGGCTAGTTGAGAACAGAAACATAGCTGCAATAGGTCTTGATGCGCCCAGCATTGATTACGGCCAGTCAAAACTTTATCAAGCCCATCAGATACTTTTTAAGGAAAATATTCCGGCATTCGAAAATGTGGCTAATTTAGATAAACTACCGCCTAAAGGTGCATTTATCATTGCACTGCCTATGAAAATAAAAAACGGCAGCGGCGCTCCGACAAGAATAATTGCAAAGCTGCCAGAGTAAGTGAGGAGTAATAATGAGCGAAGACACAACTAGAGCTAAGCAAAAAAATATTTCTGAA
The genomic region above belongs to Thermodesulfobacteriota bacterium and contains:
- a CDS encoding cyclase family protein, with the protein product MSNFSKRFLILLTALLALFTADFSYSQPDTLMGGEWIDLSHDFSSETIYWPTAQEFKLETVFQGYTDEGFFYESHNFSAAEHGGTHVDAPIHFAKGKLTADQIPLENLIGPGVVIDVSKKALPNPDYQVSVEDFKMWEAKHGKIADGSIVFLNTGYAQYWPDRVKYMGTDKRGPEAVAELHFPGLDPKAAAWLVENRNIAAIGLDAPSIDYGQSKLYQAHQILFKENIPAFENVANLDKLPPKGAFIIALPMKIKNGSGAPTRIIAKLPE